The genomic region AGGAGGAGGAGTAATTACAGATATTGGAGGATTTGTTGCATCTATATTCAAACGAGGTCTACGTTTTATTAATATTCCTACAACTTTATTAGGAATGGTTGATGCGGCTATAGGATATAAAACGGGTATTAATTTAGATTCTATAAAAAATGAAATAGGATCTTTTTATATTCCAGAATTTTTAATTATTGACACTCATTTTTTAAAAACACTTCCAGATTCAGAAATTTTTTCTGGAATGGCAGAAATGTTTAAACATGGATTAATATCCGATAAAAATTTTTGGAGACAAATGACTCAAATACAAATAAATAAAGAAAATTTCATTATAAATAAAAATGAATGGACTGATTTTATTCATCAATCTATATTAATTAAACAAAAAATAGTAGATCAAGATCCTAAAGAGAAAGGATTAAGAAAAATCCTTAATTTTGGACATACTATTGGACATGCTTTAGAAAGTTATTTTATGGACAAAAATAAAATAAAACATGGAATTGCTGTAATTATGGGAATCATTTATGAATCATGGATTTCATACAAAATTAATGGATTGTCTCTGTCTGATTATAAAGAAATCAAATCAACGCTTTATCCATTATGTCCAATCATAAAAAATAAAATATCCGATTTAATAATTAATCAATTATTATTGATTATGGAACATGATAAAAAAAATGAAAAAAACAAGATTCAATTTTCTTTGTTAAAAGAAATTGGAAAATGTTCATATAATTGTCAAATCCCCTATTCCTTGATTAAGGAAAGTTTTTTAATGTTTTAATTAAAATATTTATTCAAAAAAAAAAAAAAAAANAAAAAAAAAAAAAAAAAAAAAAATGAATGAAAGTGAAGGAGAAAAATTGATTTCTATTAATATTGAAGATGAGATGAAATCATCTTATATAGACTATTCTATGTCTGTTATTGTATCCAGAGCTCTTCCCGATGTTAGAGACGGATTGAAACCTGTACATAGAAGAGTCCTTTATGGAATGTATCAATTAGGAATTTTATATAATAGTTCTTACAAAAAATCTGCTCGTATTGTCGGAGAAGTATTAGGAAAATATCATCCACATGGAGATATTTCCGTTTATGATACAATGGTTCGTATGACTCAAAAATGGACATTACGTTATCCATTAATAGATGGACAAGGAAATTTTGGATCGTTGGATGCAGATCCACCAGCAGCAATGCGTTATACAGAAGTGAGAATGAAAAGAATATCTGA from Blattabacterium cuenoti harbors:
- the aroB gene encoding 3-dehydroquinate synthase yields the protein MRMKKIGEFFHFNEEAYDFLKDYLFHQVDSIKNIFILVDDITYTHCLPILFHNIDFLKKSNIIKIKSGEKEKNIYTCIQICKNLEKFKATRKSLIINLGGGVITDIGGFVASIFKRGLRFINIPTTLLGMVDAAIGYKTGINLDSIKNEIGSFYIPEFLIIDTHFLKTLPDSEIFSGMAEMFKHGLISDKNFWRQMTQIQINKENFIINKNEWTDFIHQSILIKQKIVDQDPKEKGLRKILNFGHTIGHALESYFMDKNKIKHGIAVIMGIIYESWISYKINGLSLSDYKEIKSTLYPLCPIIKNKISDLIINQLLLIMEHDKKNEKNKIQFSLLKEIGKCSYNCQIPYSLIKESFLMF